The genomic region ATTCTCCGTATTGTCTGTGTTGCTTTACACGAACACGATCAGGTTACTTGAGTAAACGAATGATGTATCTATGAGGTTCATTACCAAAATCAGATTTTAGGAGcatacattacaaatgcaatacaTGCATGCACagcaaaactatttaaaaaaggtTTTTTTCATCGACAAAATACAACGTCAAGAGAAAAATGCTACTAGTGTTTCACGAGATTCAAACGAACTAACATCCAAACATATAGGAAATgccaaattattatattaatgtttaCCATTTAATATTTCTTGCCTCCGTATCCACCTCCGTATCCTCCACCACCGTAACCTCCGTATCCTCCACCAACACCGCCGTATCCTCCGCCATATCCTCCGTATTTCTTGCCTCCGTATCCACCTCCGTATCCTCCACCACCGTAACCTCCGTGTCCACCGCCATATCCATCGTATTTCTTGCCTCCGTATCCACCTCCGTATCCTCCACCTCCGTAACCACCGTGTCCACCGCCATCAGAACCAAATCCGCCGCCGAAACCGGAACCGCCAAAACCTCCGTATCCACCTCCGTATCCTCCACCACCGTAACCTCCGAGTGCATCGCCATATCCTCCGTATTTCTTGCCTCCGTATCCACCTCCGTATAAACCTCCGTATCCTCCACCTCCGTAACCCCCGTGTCCACCGCCATATCCTCCGTATTTTTTGCCTCCGTAACCACCGCCAAAACCGCCGAATCCACCGCCGAAACCGGAACCGCCAAAACCTCCGTATCCTCCACCTCCGTAATCCCCGAGTCCACCGCCATATCCTCCGTATTTCTTGCCATCTTAGTCAGAAACAAAAGTAAGACAAATTGTATTATTCGATTTATTTGTTGAAGTTGTGCTCCAAAATAATTGCTACTTTTCACAACCAAACAGACTGATACACGTTACTAGAGCAATCTAGTAAAGCAATGGGCAATTCATGGAATACCGTTTTTGACATAGTATTTTTAATAaccaacaaaaataacaaaaacgttttctttaaattattttgtatgtttcaATGAGTGTTACTCATAATGATAGTTTACAAAAAAAGACAATGAGTAATTTCACCGCAGGATGTTTTACTGGCAAGGGGTCAAAGTGTATTTAATAAATCTTAGTATCATTTTGTTCGGGTCAGTAACCTTAAATCGAATAATGTAGCTTTTTCATAATTGGCGTTTTTCTTGCAATATCATAGAAGTTATAAGGTTCATTGAGCATTAATGTACACAGAAAAGCGCCTCAGTTTTAATTCAAATGTATTCCTTACTTTATCCCATTTCTAGTTCTTAGTTGGCCCACGTTTTTCATTTGagcagcgctctgtgaaaacgggtttAAATTCATCGGCGtacaatgtcgtcccagattagcatgtgcagtccgcacagcctaattagggacgatactttccctttaaactggatttttgcttagaaga from Dreissena polymorpha isolate Duluth1 chromosome 5, UMN_Dpol_1.0, whole genome shotgun sequence harbors:
- the LOC127831322 gene encoding uncharacterized protein LOC127831322 yields the protein MGVESEGGAADLAEVTEVDLVARNPEDMAVDSEVTEGGYGGYGGFGFGGGYGSYVSGYGGVGGGFGSYGGGYGGKKSVGYGGGLGGYGGGGYGGFGGYGVGGGFGSYGGGYGGKKSVGYGGGYGGVGGGYGGFGDYGVGGGFGSYGGGFRSGSNRSPKMMNIAVLVSLCIAGVLASKDDGKKYGGYGGGLGDYGGGGYGGFGGSGFGGGFGGFGGGYGGKKYGGYGGGHGGYGGGGYGGLYGGGYGGKKYGGYGDALGGYGGGGYGGGYGGFGGSGFGGGFGSDGGGHGGYGGGGYGGGYGGKKYDGYGGGHGGYGGGGYGGGYGGKKYGGYGGGYGGVGGGYGGYGGGGYGGGYGGKKY